In Vibrio japonicus, one DNA window encodes the following:
- a CDS encoding extracellular solute-binding protein — MKKLLVASILSALGTGAYAASLPQDLNWKTNWDEPLFASSEAKRGGTYRTHILSFPQTLRSVGPDSNSGLRAYFLDDVPKLVEKHPDTLEWIPSIANEWAFGDDNKTIYFKLNPEAKWSDGKPVTADDFVFMLKFYRSKDIIAPWYNEYYTNVIADVQKVDAHTIAVVSGIEKNQEDLLYTLGSLVPRPAHFYANPSKDENGDGIDDNFVRKFNFKGEPTTSAYYLGDVKKGKQITFEHVGNDWWGYSNRYYQNRYNVDKIRIKVIRDNDIAMKHFEKGSLDAFSLLLPSLWHEKTHSEPYKKGYINKFWGYNQMPQGAGGLWMNTAQPLLGDIELRKGIMLATDYDGMIENITRGDYTRKPHAMGFGHGNYDLPNPTPPKFDPEKAAEHFAKAGFDQIGPDGIRMNAKGERLSFGITYGVNAWTPRIAFLKEQAKLAGLEFTLNLVDGSAAFKYTLEKKHELAFLNMGTSDVPAYWEYFHSFNANKPQTNNHTNFSSPLLDKLIEQYKAEFDLAKKQELSHKIQEEITAANVIVPGYMVPYAREAHWRWMKFPEKAMTKRTYNMFSIDRTFGLHTFWIDKDIEKETKKAMKQDKTFPEVTIVDERYKL; from the coding sequence ATGAAGAAATTATTAGTTGCTTCGATTTTATCAGCACTGGGAACGGGCGCTTATGCGGCGAGTCTTCCTCAAGACCTTAACTGGAAAACCAACTGGGACGAACCTTTATTCGCGTCTTCTGAAGCAAAACGTGGTGGTACTTACCGAACACATATTTTAAGTTTTCCACAAACATTGAGAAGCGTTGGACCTGATTCTAACTCTGGCCTGAGAGCCTATTTTTTAGACGATGTACCCAAGCTCGTCGAAAAACACCCTGATACGTTGGAGTGGATACCTTCAATCGCGAACGAATGGGCTTTTGGTGATGATAACAAGACGATCTATTTTAAGCTTAACCCTGAAGCGAAATGGTCAGATGGTAAGCCAGTAACGGCTGACGATTTTGTGTTTATGCTTAAGTTCTATCGTTCAAAAGATATTATTGCGCCTTGGTACAACGAGTATTACACCAATGTTATCGCTGATGTTCAAAAAGTCGACGCGCATACTATTGCGGTGGTCAGCGGAATAGAGAAAAACCAGGAAGATCTACTTTATACATTAGGTAGCTTAGTTCCTCGCCCTGCGCACTTTTATGCGAATCCATCTAAGGATGAAAATGGTGATGGTATTGATGATAACTTCGTTCGTAAATTTAACTTCAAAGGCGAGCCGACCACGTCAGCTTACTATTTGGGTGATGTGAAAAAAGGTAAGCAAATTACCTTCGAACACGTTGGCAATGATTGGTGGGGTTACAGTAACCGTTATTATCAGAATCGTTATAACGTAGATAAAATTCGCATTAAGGTTATTCGAGACAACGATATTGCAATGAAGCACTTCGAAAAAGGTTCGTTGGATGCTTTCAGTTTGTTGTTACCTTCCCTGTGGCATGAGAAAACGCATTCGGAGCCATATAAAAAAGGGTATATCAATAAATTCTGGGGCTATAACCAAATGCCACAAGGTGCTGGCGGTCTCTGGATGAATACAGCACAACCTTTATTGGGAGATATAGAGCTGCGCAAAGGGATCATGTTGGCTACGGATTACGATGGCATGATCGAGAACATCACACGTGGGGATTACACGCGTAAGCCACATGCGATGGGATTCGGTCACGGAAACTATGATCTTCCGAACCCAACGCCGCCAAAATTTGATCCAGAAAAAGCAGCGGAACACTTTGCTAAAGCGGGATTCGATCAAATTGGGCCTGACGGTATACGCATGAATGCCAAAGGTGAGCGATTAAGTTTTGGCATCACTTACGGTGTAAATGCTTGGACACCTCGTATCGCATTTCTAAAAGAACAAGCGAAATTAGCAGGGTTGGAATTTACGCTAAATCTTGTAGATGGTTCAGCAGCATTTAAATATACACTAGAAAAGAAACATGAACTCGCATTTCTAAATATGGGGACAAGTGATGTTCCAGCATATTGGGAATACTTCCATAGTTTCAATGCGAATAAACCTCAGACTAACAACCATACGAATTTCAGTTCGCCGCTTTTGGATAAATTGATTGAGCAATACAAAGCAGAGTTTGATCTCGCGAAGAAGCAGGAACTGTCTCACAAGATTCAGGAAGAGATCACAGCAGCTAATGTGATTGTACCTGGCTATATGGTGCCTTATGCACGAGAAGCACACTGGCGTTGGATGAAGTTCCCAGAGAAAGCAATGACCAAGCGTACATACAACATGTTCTCTATTGATCGAACTTTCGGCTTACATACTTTCTGGATCGATAAAGATATTGAGAAAGAAACTAAGAAAGCGATGAAGCAGGATAAAACATTCCCAGAAGTTACGATCGTGGATGAGCGTTATAAGCTATAG
- a CDS encoding ABC transporter ATP-binding protein, with product MSSEVVLSVKNLETEFLTDNGPVKVLHGVSFDVKKGRTLGLVGESGCGKSVTSMSIMGLLPKPYGNIVGGEILYRGKDLVSMPSEEMYAMRGDRISIIFQDPMTALNPVHTVGKQLMEVLELHRPELAKAEQRHYALQMLEKVRIPMPEKRIDEYPHNLSGGMRQRVMIAMALACKPDILICDEPTTALDVTVQASILELMRELQEETGMAMIFITHDLGVVAEICDDVAVMYAGKIVEKADVFELFDNPQHPYTKRLMGLMPSLDHEPKQMIDIQPIDPSMFQDN from the coding sequence ATGAGCAGTGAAGTAGTACTAAGTGTTAAAAACTTGGAAACTGAATTCTTAACGGATAATGGGCCAGTAAAAGTTCTTCATGGCGTGAGTTTCGATGTAAAGAAAGGTCGCACGTTGGGCTTAGTTGGCGAATCTGGTTGTGGTAAGAGTGTCACCTCGATGTCCATTATGGGGTTGTTGCCCAAGCCTTATGGCAACATTGTTGGCGGTGAAATCTTATACCGAGGCAAAGATTTGGTTTCTATGCCTTCCGAAGAGATGTATGCCATGCGTGGTGATCGCATTTCTATCATCTTCCAGGATCCTATGACAGCTTTGAACCCAGTGCATACGGTCGGCAAGCAGCTTATGGAAGTATTAGAGTTGCACCGTCCAGAATTGGCGAAAGCTGAGCAACGACATTATGCCCTGCAGATGTTGGAGAAAGTCAGAATTCCTATGCCGGAAAAGCGCATTGATGAGTATCCACATAATCTGTCCGGTGGAATGCGACAGCGTGTCATGATCGCTATGGCTTTAGCATGTAAGCCCGATATTCTAATCTGTGACGAGCCTACTACAGCACTGGATGTAACTGTACAAGCCTCTATCTTGGAGCTCATGCGTGAGTTACAGGAAGAGACTGGAATGGCCATGATTTTTATCACTCATGATCTAGGGGTTGTAGCGGAAATTTGTGATGACGTCGCCGTAATGTACGCAGGGAAAATCGTTGAAAAAGCGGATGTATTTGAGCTATTCGATAACCCACAACACCCATACACCAAAAGGTTAATGGGGCTTATGCCAAGTTTAGATCATGAACCAAAACAAATGATTGATATTCAACCTATCGATCCAAGTATGTTCCAGGATAACTAA
- a CDS encoding ABC transporter ATP-binding protein — protein sequence MQEVLRIEGLKQHFVSGKKLFSKGYTVKAVDGVSFSLEQGKTLGLVGESGCGKSTLGRTILKLFEPTEGSIYFEGKDITRLSPKEMRPLRKDMQIVFQDPMESLNQRHTIGMILEEPYIIHKMGTDKERKQWVLELLDKVGLPREAINRYPHEFSGGQRQRIGIARAIALKPKLLICDESVSALDVSVQAQIINLLLALQKDMNLAIIFISHDLSVVKQVSDDVAVMYFGKVVEYGPALEVYNSPENEYTKKLLSAIPITHPSQRKRA from the coding sequence ATGCAAGAAGTATTAAGAATTGAAGGCTTAAAGCAGCACTTTGTCTCCGGGAAAAAGCTGTTTTCTAAAGGTTATACGGTCAAAGCTGTTGATGGTGTTTCCTTTTCGTTAGAGCAGGGTAAAACATTAGGTTTGGTGGGCGAGTCTGGGTGTGGAAAAAGCACTTTGGGGAGAACGATCCTCAAGTTGTTCGAACCAACAGAAGGAAGCATTTACTTCGAAGGAAAAGATATTACGAGGCTATCCCCTAAGGAAATGCGTCCTCTGCGTAAAGACATGCAAATCGTATTTCAGGACCCAATGGAATCTCTTAATCAACGACATACGATAGGTATGATCTTAGAAGAACCTTATATTATCCATAAAATGGGAACGGATAAGGAACGAAAACAGTGGGTTCTGGAATTATTGGATAAAGTCGGTTTACCTCGTGAAGCGATTAACCGCTATCCGCATGAATTTTCTGGTGGGCAAAGACAGCGTATTGGTATCGCTCGTGCCATAGCACTAAAACCAAAGTTATTAATTTGTGATGAGTCAGTATCGGCACTTGATGTTTCAGTACAAGCTCAGATTATAAATTTGTTACTTGCGCTGCAAAAAGACATGAATCTTGCAATTATATTTATCTCGCATGACTTGTCAGTGGTAAAACAAGTTTCTGATGATGTAGCTGTTATGTATTTTGGCAAGGTGGTCGAATATGGCCCAGCACTAGAAGTTTATAATTCACCAGAAAATGAATATACAAAAAAACTATTATCAGCAATACCTATAACACACCCTAGTCAGCGAAAACGCGCCTAG